The Candidatus Rokuibacteriota bacterium genome includes the window CGCCGCCGAGAGCTCGCCGGAACCGTCCAGCTGGAGATCCTGGTGCTCCCTACCGGGGCGATCGGCTCCGCCTCGCTCCTCCGCTCGTCCTCCCATCGGATCCTGGACGAGGCGGCCCTCGATGCGGTCCGGAGCCTCGCACCGATTCCGTTTCCCGACGGGCTGATGCCCCGCACCCTTCGAGTCCGGCTCCCGGTGGTCTTCGAGCTGCGGTGAGCGCACGGGGTATCGGCGAGGTGCAACTTCAGGTCCTGGGCTCGGGAGACGCTTTCGGGAAGAGCCAGGACATGCTCGATCACCTCGCGGAGGTCGAGGACGAGTGGGCGGAGGACGGTCAGGTCGTCATCGTGTAATGGGCTGGTACCGCCATGAATCCGATCTGGAGAGGGGTCTTCGAGCCGTGGCTCATCCTCGCCCTTGCCGTGCTCCTTGACCTGGCGCTGGGCGAGCCCGCCAACCGCTGGCACCCGGTGGCCTGGGTCGGGCGAGGGCTGGCGTGGGCTCGCGAACGGGGCG containing:
- a CDS encoding energy transducer TonB, whose protein sequence is MPDREGPAPEYVLYLARLRQRIQETLHYPFAARRRELAGTVQLEILVLPTGAIGSASLLRSSSHRILDEAALDAVRSLAPIPFPDGLMPRTLRVRLPVVFELR